The following are encoded in a window of Natronoarchaeum philippinense genomic DNA:
- a CDS encoding DUF7342 family protein encodes MTDFDPTPESDAAQQRWQAGTDTFGRVYDVVLGITSPTAYTDIAERADCSPNAAKKHLNRLAEMGIAHADTESRPSTYERNEGYLEWQDASRIATELSLEEILERVEKLEQRRNEYEAQFGTTDPTAASVFESGDHDTIHERMTAVSEWQGVIRDIRLYELARQLSQNDGHLIPA; translated from the coding sequence ATGACCGATTTCGATCCGACCCCTGAATCCGACGCCGCCCAGCAACGGTGGCAGGCGGGAACAGACACGTTTGGCCGTGTCTATGATGTAGTCCTCGGGATCACGTCTCCGACTGCGTATACCGATATCGCTGAACGTGCAGATTGCTCCCCGAACGCCGCAAAAAAGCATCTCAATCGCTTGGCAGAGATGGGTATCGCCCACGCTGATACAGAGAGTCGCCCGTCGACCTACGAACGAAACGAGGGCTATCTCGAATGGCAAGACGCCAGCCGGATCGCAACCGAACTCTCTCTCGAAGAGATACTCGAGCGTGTCGAGAAACTTGAACAGCGCCGCAACGAATACGAAGCACAGTTTGGAACGACAGATCCAACAGCAGCTTCCGTGTTTGAATCCGGCGATCACGACACCATCCACGAGCGGATGACTGCAGTCAGCGAGTGGCAGGGCGTGATTCGAGACATTCGACTCTATGAACTGGCCCGACAGCTCTCCCAGAACGACGGCCATCTGATTCCCGCATAG
- a CDS encoding Cdc6/Cdc18 family protein, translated as MTDSGESEGGNCRGHHLNSPEANTKNGDVRGNSATAEGVQQDPNDPANDPLFIREGDEDGSTSQIWADRDLLSIGTVPSPDRIVGRDAEIKSVAGEIRHLVHGSQPNHVVIYGETGTGKSLVSRHVSQRLVDTATARNVPATSVYVECKKNNTETRVARTIARTLSNKSNSDIDIPRIGLGSAEYYDYAYDIIEDHYDGIIVILDEIDMVDNAEGLLHELSRAREAGHTDAYIGIIAISNDIDFGQKLNARVQSSMRTTDFVFEPYQSGQIEQILEYRRDAFQNGVVQKDVIPETADRSADEHGDARKAVDVLRIAGDIADDAEAGAVRPEHVDKAVKRAEVNRVKETIESTSPQSKLVLYTFGRLTSSNDRRFRTSEIYSHYETTCGDVGADVLSYDRVGQILSTLALLGISESQQVGGGHKQGVYLEHQLIKDTDVIMKAVVESDDRLLKLHNGNYEI; from the coding sequence ATGACTGACAGCGGGGAAAGTGAAGGAGGCAATTGCAGGGGTCACCACTTAAATTCTCCAGAAGCAAATACGAAAAATGGTGACGTTCGCGGTAATTCAGCAACGGCAGAAGGGGTTCAACAAGACCCAAACGATCCAGCAAACGATCCCTTGTTCATTCGTGAAGGTGATGAAGACGGTTCTACAAGCCAGATCTGGGCAGATAGAGATCTGCTCTCAATTGGGACTGTTCCCAGCCCAGATCGCATCGTCGGTCGTGACGCAGAGATCAAATCGGTTGCTGGAGAAATCCGACACCTGGTTCACGGATCACAACCTAACCATGTCGTCATCTATGGCGAGACTGGAACTGGAAAATCGCTGGTTAGCCGTCACGTCTCTCAGCGTCTTGTTGATACTGCTACGGCACGTAACGTTCCCGCTACGAGTGTGTATGTCGAGTGCAAGAAGAATAATACTGAGACGCGAGTCGCCCGAACAATTGCTCGCACCCTCAGTAACAAATCGAATTCTGACATAGACATTCCTCGCATTGGGTTGGGCTCTGCAGAGTACTACGATTACGCCTATGACATCATCGAAGACCACTACGATGGGATCATTGTCATTCTCGATGAAATTGATATGGTCGATAACGCAGAGGGGCTCTTACATGAACTCTCGCGGGCTCGAGAAGCAGGTCACACAGATGCGTATATTGGAATCATTGCGATCAGCAATGACATCGATTTCGGGCAAAAGCTCAATGCTCGCGTGCAAAGTTCGATGCGGACGACAGACTTTGTGTTTGAGCCCTATCAAAGTGGTCAGATCGAGCAAATTCTAGAGTACAGACGGGATGCATTCCAAAACGGCGTCGTACAGAAAGACGTTATTCCTGAGACTGCTGATCGGTCAGCGGATGAACATGGTGACGCAAGAAAGGCTGTTGATGTCCTACGGATTGCTGGTGACATTGCTGATGATGCCGAAGCAGGGGCCGTTAGACCAGAACACGTTGATAAAGCAGTAAAGCGTGCAGAGGTTAACCGCGTCAAAGAGACTATCGAGAGCACCTCTCCGCAGTCGAAGCTTGTTCTCTACACATTCGGTCGCTTGACCAGCTCGAATGATCGGCGCTTTCGCACCTCTGAGATCTATTCACACTATGAGACGACTTGTGGTGATGTCGGTGCGGACGTTCTCTCATATGATAGGGTGGGCCAGATTCTCAGCACCCTTGCACTATTAGGAATCTCTGAATCACAACAGGTCGGTGGAGGGCACAAGCAGGGAGTCTACTTGGAACATCAGTTGATCAAGGACACAGATGTTATTATGAAAGCTGTTGTTGAAAGCGATGATCGCCTTTTGAAGCTTCACAATGGAAACTACGAAATCTGA
- a CDS encoding Cdc6/Cdc18 family protein: protein MTRGSPFTTSQNIFTDRDVFDVEGFQPAELIEREDQIDEYASALEPVLNGWNPNNIFIYGKTGTGKTATTQYLLEWLRKDIAEHTAEHGTDIDLSIIYLNCEALTSSYQIAVELLNELRDEHNQVATRGHAPSDIYNWLFEELDATGGVTLVVLDEIDNVGEDDTVLYKLARPEIEDATLGVIGISNDFSFRDELSAKVRDSLCEKEILFPAYESDELREILRQRAENGLREDAYDNASIALSAAYAAQDKGSARQAIDIMREAGDIARREDAETITEAHVEAAKGIVERGRVSEMIGGLSPHGKYALHALATADREGETPIRTKDLYEIYGIVCDQHATDPLSDRALRDHLSELDLIGLATINRKNAGRAGGKYKQYELDVNAERVIEAFATTDSVDVSSTSP, encoded by the coding sequence GTGACACGAGGATCTCCCTTTACTACTTCTCAGAATATCTTCACCGATCGGGACGTCTTCGACGTCGAGGGGTTCCAGCCTGCAGAACTGATCGAACGGGAAGACCAGATCGACGAGTATGCCTCAGCGCTCGAACCCGTCCTCAACGGCTGGAACCCGAACAATATCTTCATCTACGGGAAGACGGGGACCGGAAAAACGGCCACGACACAGTATCTGCTCGAGTGGCTTCGGAAAGACATCGCGGAACATACTGCAGAGCACGGCACCGATATCGACCTCTCGATCATCTATCTCAACTGCGAGGCGCTGACGTCATCGTACCAGATCGCGGTCGAACTCCTCAACGAACTCCGAGACGAACACAACCAAGTTGCGACGCGGGGCCACGCCCCAAGTGATATCTATAATTGGCTCTTCGAGGAACTCGACGCGACCGGTGGGGTGACACTCGTCGTTCTCGACGAGATCGACAACGTCGGCGAGGACGATACCGTGTTGTACAAACTCGCTCGTCCGGAGATCGAGGACGCAACACTTGGCGTGATCGGGATCAGCAACGACTTTTCGTTTCGTGACGAGCTGTCCGCGAAAGTCAGAGATTCTCTCTGTGAAAAAGAGATCCTGTTCCCGGCCTACGAGTCAGACGAACTCCGGGAGATCCTCCGTCAGCGTGCTGAGAACGGGCTCCGAGAGGACGCATACGATAACGCTTCCATCGCGCTGTCTGCTGCGTACGCCGCTCAGGATAAGGGCAGTGCTCGACAGGCGATCGATATCATGCGCGAAGCTGGGGACATCGCTCGCCGGGAGGACGCAGAGACCATCACCGAAGCCCACGTCGAGGCAGCCAAGGGCATCGTCGAGCGCGGGCGAGTTTCCGAGATGATCGGCGGTCTGTCGCCGCACGGCAAGTACGCACTCCACGCGCTCGCAACCGCTGACCGTGAAGGAGAGACACCGATTCGAACCAAAGACCTCTACGAGATTTACGGCATCGTGTGTGACCAACACGCCACTGATCCGCTCTCTGACCGAGCCCTCCGCGACCATCTGTCAGAACTCGATCTCATCGGGTTGGCTACTATCAATAGAAAGAACGCTGGCCGAGCAGGTGGGAAATACAAACAGTACGAACTCGATGTGAACGCTGAACGAGTCATCGAGGCATTCGCAACAACGGATTCCGTGGATGTCTCTTCGACCTCTCCCTGA
- a CDS encoding glycerol dehydrogenase, translated as MAKIFASPANYTQGRDIAAEIGTHAEDLGNSAVLLADDIVLDIVGDPVTESLDDHGFATETVEFNGECSEQEIDRVADRTSESGSDVIVGAGGGKALDAAKAVAEQLDIAMVSMPTIASTDAPTSSLSVIYTEHGEFEEYWFHSKNPELVLVDTAIIAAAPTRTFRSGIADALATWFEADATYRSHGENILGGTSTRAGNALAELCYETLRRHGVSAVHAVENDAVTESVEAVTEANTLLSGLGFESGGLAAAHSIHNGLTQLEATHDAAHGEKVNIGTLSQLVLEGKDDEFVDEIIEFSLDIGLPVSLADIGLDDPTEDQLETVAEAACVEEETIHNEPFPVEPAMVRDALVTVDKLGKRHK; from the coding sequence ATGGCAAAGATATTCGCATCTCCCGCGAACTACACACAGGGCCGTGACATCGCTGCGGAGATCGGAACACACGCCGAGGATCTCGGAAATAGCGCCGTCCTCCTCGCGGATGACATTGTGCTGGACATCGTGGGGGATCCCGTCACGGAGAGCCTCGACGACCACGGGTTCGCCACCGAGACAGTGGAGTTCAATGGCGAGTGCTCGGAACAGGAGATCGACCGCGTCGCTGACCGGACGAGTGAGTCTGGGAGTGACGTTATCGTCGGCGCCGGTGGGGGCAAGGCGCTCGATGCGGCCAAGGCAGTCGCAGAACAGCTCGACATCGCAATGGTCTCGATGCCGACTATCGCATCGACGGACGCCCCCACGAGTTCGCTCTCGGTGATCTACACCGAACACGGCGAGTTCGAGGAGTACTGGTTCCACTCGAAGAACCCGGAACTCGTTCTCGTCGATACGGCAATCATCGCGGCGGCGCCGACTCGGACGTTTCGGTCGGGGATCGCCGACGCACTTGCAACGTGGTTCGAAGCCGACGCGACCTACCGCTCGCACGGCGAGAACATCCTCGGTGGGACCTCAACGCGGGCCGGGAACGCCCTTGCCGAACTCTGCTATGAAACGTTGCGTAGGCACGGCGTCTCGGCCGTCCACGCCGTCGAGAACGACGCCGTAACCGAAAGCGTCGAAGCCGTGACCGAGGCGAACACGCTCCTCAGCGGGCTCGGATTCGAGAGCGGCGGGCTTGCAGCAGCCCACTCGATCCACAATGGGCTCACGCAACTCGAGGCAACCCACGATGCGGCTCATGGAGAGAAGGTCAACATTGGTACACTCTCCCAACTCGTCCTTGAGGGCAAAGACGACGAGTTCGTCGACGAGATCATCGAGTTCTCACTCGACATTGGGCTGCCAGTCTCGCTTGCGGACATCGGTCTCGACGATCCCACGGAAGACCAACTCGAGACGGTTGCCGAGGCGGCTTGCGTCGAAGAGGAGACAATCCACAACGAGCCGTTCCCGGTCGAACCCGCGATGGTCAGGGACGCGCTGGTGACAGTGGACAAGCTCGGTAAACGCCACAAGTAG
- a CDS encoding transcription initiation factor IIB yields MSLRDIYETGFDEDDGKSINQTCCIECGGSLQTEGGETACTECGLVLSDCRIDYGATPLSFEDEESNRKQTGAPITPARHDRGISSEIGRYRDANGTVLSSAKRRQVRRFRREHNRARWSSKKERNLATACLEIARLTSALELPHSVRERASTYYRSASSDDLIQGRSIEAMVAACVYAACRCGGYTRQIDEVAAVAHCDQQALTNCYGLLNKELGLKALVPTPKTLLPRLLAAFDIPETVQYRATELADVATEAGTANGCRPAGVAAACLYLASTEAECALRQTDIASVAGTSPVTLRKRYTELREETADR; encoded by the coding sequence ATGTCGCTGAGAGATATCTACGAAACTGGCTTCGACGAAGACGATGGAAAGAGCATCAACCAGACGTGCTGTATCGAATGCGGTGGCTCCCTCCAGACAGAGGGTGGCGAAACGGCGTGTACCGAGTGCGGACTGGTGCTGTCGGACTGTCGCATCGACTACGGCGCGACGCCGCTATCGTTCGAGGATGAGGAATCCAACCGGAAACAGACAGGCGCGCCCATCACGCCGGCGAGACACGATCGCGGGATTTCGAGTGAGATCGGGCGGTACAGAGATGCGAACGGAACCGTGCTCTCTTCGGCGAAACGCCGACAGGTACGTCGATTCCGCAGAGAACACAACCGGGCGCGCTGGTCGAGCAAGAAAGAACGAAACCTCGCTACTGCCTGTCTCGAAATCGCGCGACTGACGAGTGCGCTCGAGTTGCCACACTCCGTTCGGGAACGAGCGAGCACGTACTACAGATCAGCCAGTTCCGACGACCTGATTCAGGGTCGGTCGATCGAAGCGATGGTCGCCGCCTGCGTGTACGCTGCGTGTCGCTGTGGCGGCTACACACGACAGATCGACGAGGTCGCGGCCGTTGCACACTGTGACCAACAGGCGCTGACAAACTGCTACGGACTGTTGAACAAAGAACTCGGCCTGAAAGCACTCGTGCCGACGCCGAAGACGCTCCTTCCACGACTCCTCGCGGCGTTCGATATCCCGGAGACAGTACAGTACCGAGCAACCGAACTCGCAGACGTTGCTACCGAAGCTGGCACCGCAAACGGCTGTCGTCCCGCTGGCGTCGCCGCGGCGTGTCTGTACCTCGCAAGTACAGAGGCCGAGTGTGCACTTCGCCAGACCGATATCGCGTCCGTTGCAGGCACGAGCCCAGTCACGCTCCGCAAGCGATACACGGAGTTGCGTGAGGAAACGGCCGATCGGTGA
- a CDS encoding DNA-binding protein, translating to MSTNYTTVDEASVDEQTDECQTTVDEWASEVEDQWTIEGTPELRASVEQDIQAKVDYADDQEIEGRLFGQTLEAQERLEAREWEIEQTHGRWDRGQDSRREEQAHIVVSEGSKRRRREFERRAASVDPRCDPDAPDPRAQLSREELAMVNQQARRVEAKLDGWSRAAISRRLAERGVDGCSVLGAVVGVFEELEQAAGTVIPIAAVEEVDRGEVCIAGTVTKLWEPSHRTIAQVGLLEDESARIRFTVWEKSGQPIVREGETVTFRGVAKSWYEGRCSVALTGWSRVGFPDRRGRSLE from the coding sequence ATGAGTACTAACTACACTACGGTAGATGAAGCTTCGGTTGACGAACAGACGGACGAGTGCCAAACGACGGTAGACGAATGGGCGAGCGAAGTAGAGGATCAGTGGACCATTGAAGGGACGCCGGAGCTGCGAGCAAGCGTCGAGCAGGACATTCAAGCGAAAGTCGATTATGCGGATGATCAGGAAATCGAGGGGCGACTGTTCGGCCAAACGCTGGAAGCCCAAGAACGCCTGGAAGCGAGAGAGTGGGAGATTGAGCAGACACACGGACGGTGGGATCGAGGGCAAGATTCGAGGCGGGAAGAACAGGCGCACATTGTAGTCAGTGAAGGAAGCAAGCGACGACGGCGGGAATTTGAGCGGCGTGCGGCAAGCGTGGACCCCCGGTGTGATCCGGATGCTCCCGATCCCAGAGCGCAACTGAGCAGGGAGGAGTTGGCAATGGTGAACCAGCAGGCGAGGCGGGTAGAAGCGAAGCTCGATGGGTGGTCCAGAGCGGCGATCAGTCGGCGGTTGGCTGAGCGCGGCGTGGATGGCTGTAGTGTTCTGGGCGCGGTCGTGGGCGTGTTCGAGGAGCTAGAGCAAGCGGCCGGGACGGTGATTCCGATCGCGGCGGTTGAGGAGGTCGATAGAGGTGAGGTGTGTATCGCAGGCACAGTGACGAAACTGTGGGAACCAAGCCATCGCACCATTGCGCAAGTCGGGTTGCTCGAAGATGAGTCAGCGAGAATCAGATTCACAGTCTGGGAAAAGAGCGGACAACCAATCGTTCGGGAAGGTGAGACAGTCACGTTCAGAGGTGTGGCCAAGAGTTGGTACGAGGGCCGATGTTCGGTCGCGCTCACAGGGTGGAGTCGCGTCGGCTTCCCGGATCGGCGAGGACGGTCTCTCGAATAG
- a CDS encoding ATP-binding protein yields the protein MEFIFLAYVVLFAASGLACLGSIPRARAIQHPGTRKAFVAFLASVSLWCGGYLGYLLAPTKTGKAALYITGFIFAFVAVGAWVWFCAEYTGRSLQNTPFRYPALAVFLFFIALKITNPLHNLYFTTQWTTQPFPHLAINHQILYWIVLGLSYAVIMVGFFMLAERLYHTGTDSRPLVLLFGVTGVPAIATILSELSGTLLPLMYEPPGVAIFAVGTLFVYFDRFEAIRLTTGTSKPAIYLDQSNQIRDYNQAAAMIFPDLPNAIGDSIAVLSDTLAEHISEPGVVPVSGDGETQYYEVATTPFLSGEVRTGQLVTITDVTERESYRQELEEKTEQLEALNRVVRHDIQNDMTVVLGWAELLEDHVDTEGEEALERVIQSSEQVVELTEAARTFVESLTDESVADLKPIDLRAVVESEVGTVRERHSSAHFEMAGELPADSVQANEMLSSVFRNLLENAVRHNDSTTPHVTVSGAEHGDTVQVRVADDGPGVPDSQKDQIFGKGEKGVDSPGTGIGLYLVHTLLKQYGGAVWVEDNDPTGAVFVVELPLDGDTASGMAQTQIETSP from the coding sequence ATGGAGTTCATCTTTTTAGCCTACGTTGTTCTCTTTGCGGCCTCGGGCCTGGCGTGTCTCGGGAGTATTCCACGGGCACGCGCGATCCAGCACCCAGGCACACGAAAGGCGTTTGTGGCGTTTCTCGCGTCGGTTTCGCTTTGGTGTGGCGGATACCTCGGCTACTTGCTTGCGCCGACGAAAACGGGGAAAGCCGCGCTGTACATCACCGGGTTCATTTTCGCGTTCGTCGCCGTCGGCGCGTGGGTCTGGTTCTGTGCCGAATACACCGGCCGATCACTACAGAACACGCCATTCCGCTACCCAGCACTGGCCGTGTTTCTGTTCTTCATCGCGCTCAAAATCACGAACCCACTTCACAACCTCTACTTCACAACTCAGTGGACGACACAGCCCTTCCCTCATCTCGCAATCAACCACCAGATACTGTACTGGATCGTTCTCGGACTCTCGTACGCGGTTATCATGGTCGGATTCTTCATGCTCGCCGAACGCCTATACCATACCGGCACCGATAGCCGTCCTCTCGTCCTTCTCTTCGGTGTCACTGGTGTCCCAGCAATCGCTACGATCCTCAGCGAACTGTCCGGAACCCTACTTCCCCTGATGTACGAACCGCCGGGTGTCGCCATCTTTGCTGTCGGGACACTCTTCGTCTATTTCGACCGGTTCGAAGCGATTCGACTGACCACCGGGACGTCGAAACCAGCAATCTACCTCGACCAATCGAATCAGATTCGAGACTACAACCAAGCTGCAGCAATGATCTTCCCAGACCTCCCAAATGCCATCGGCGACTCGATTGCCGTCCTCAGCGATACACTTGCCGAACACATCTCCGAACCGGGAGTTGTGCCGGTTTCTGGGGATGGTGAGACGCAGTATTACGAGGTTGCTACGACACCGTTTCTCTCAGGGGAAGTACGGACTGGACAACTCGTGACAATCACGGATGTCACTGAGCGTGAGTCCTATCGGCAGGAACTCGAAGAGAAGACTGAGCAACTCGAAGCGCTGAATCGAGTCGTCAGACACGACATCCAAAACGATATGACGGTGGTACTCGGGTGGGCAGAATTACTGGAGGACCACGTGGATACGGAGGGAGAGGAGGCTCTCGAACGTGTGATTCAGAGTTCTGAGCAGGTCGTAGAGTTGACTGAGGCAGCGCGGACATTCGTCGAATCGCTTACCGACGAGTCTGTTGCGGATCTGAAACCGATCGATCTCCGCGCAGTAGTTGAATCGGAGGTGGGGACAGTCCGGGAACGGCATTCGAGCGCGCACTTCGAGATGGCTGGTGAGTTACCAGCTGACTCTGTTCAGGCGAATGAGATGCTGTCGTCGGTGTTCCGGAACCTTTTGGAGAACGCTGTCCGGCATAACGATAGCACAACCCCCCACGTCACGGTCAGTGGGGCAGAACACGGTGATACCGTGCAGGTACGAGTTGCAGATGATGGGCCGGGGGTGCCAGACAGTCAGAAAGACCAGATCTTCGGAAAAGGCGAGAAGGGAGTTGATAGTCCAGGCACAGGGATCGGCTTGTATCTCGTTCACACGCTACTGAAACAGTACGGGGGTGCGGTGTGGGTCGAAGACAACGACCCAACCGGCGCAGTGTTCGTCGTCGAACTTCCACTGGACGGTGACACAGCGTCAGGGATGGCACAAACTCAAATCGAGACCAGCCCATAG
- a CDS encoding ArdC-like ssDNA-binding domain-containing protein, with product MTTETQLVSFDESATRREEMHSTIEAWLDDLQSLVDEATASREFQEWLDVQSRFHDYSHRNTLLIKQQCPDATRVAGYRTWQSEFDRHVTEGEQAIWIWAPIIAKQCPNCGNSSSYHKQSDCEYDETPPAEWSKGFVGFRPAPVFDVSQTEGEELPELDTAAEGDADALFPALREAASEIDVSVSVVGPDNWAYGEATGICRQAPGDDQPTIELLDQDDPAALAGVLIHEYAHALLHIGVDDQAEQSKREVEAEDVAYLVGRHFGLDTSGSAFYLAAWNDDETDTLLERLGRISRTATEIVDTAVY from the coding sequence ATGACGACAGAGACTCAACTGGTGTCGTTCGACGAGAGCGCGACCAGACGCGAGGAGATGCACAGCACGATCGAAGCCTGGCTCGACGACCTCCAGTCCTTGGTCGACGAGGCAACAGCCAGCCGGGAGTTCCAAGAATGGCTCGACGTCCAGAGTCGGTTCCACGACTATTCTCATCGGAATACGCTCCTGATCAAGCAACAGTGTCCGGACGCGACGCGCGTCGCTGGATATCGAACGTGGCAGAGTGAGTTCGATCGCCACGTCACGGAGGGCGAGCAGGCCATCTGGATCTGGGCGCCGATCATCGCCAAGCAATGCCCGAACTGTGGGAACTCGTCCTCGTATCACAAGCAAAGCGACTGTGAGTATGACGAGACGCCACCAGCAGAGTGGTCGAAAGGGTTCGTCGGCTTCCGCCCAGCTCCAGTCTTCGATGTCTCCCAGACTGAGGGCGAGGAACTACCCGAACTCGACACCGCTGCAGAAGGCGATGCAGATGCTCTCTTTCCCGCACTCCGTGAAGCGGCGTCGGAGATCGATGTTTCGGTCAGCGTCGTCGGTCCCGATAACTGGGCCTACGGCGAGGCGACGGGTATCTGTCGACAGGCGCCGGGCGACGATCAGCCGACGATCGAACTACTCGATCAGGACGATCCAGCCGCACTTGCAGGTGTGCTCATCCACGAGTATGCTCACGCACTGCTTCACATCGGCGTCGACGATCAGGCTGAACAATCGAAGCGAGAAGTCGAGGCTGAAGACGTGGCGTATCTTGTCGGACGCCATTTCGGGCTTGACACAAGTGGCTCGGCCTTTTACCTCGCGGCGTGGAACGACGACGAGACGGACACACTGCTGGAGCGTCTCGGTCGGATCTCGCGAACTGCAACGGAGATTGTCGACACAGCCGTGTACTGA
- a CDS encoding DUF6735 family protein, with product MGHRALIAYERCDELYNLHYSHWGALNLQLKHDVDDETPFGGTEAHTEWAAEIFEQSCEQDALDTLLQGEERPRTTVDPDPEATGLTKEEIIAQHLDFEYHEAFYVVTTEFDITAYRTLWFGLQNVCKGVSDGPKFGNGALQTVRWYDGEPVGDGPLRGRFEALKDVVGDLIDDDVLTHEVATEYMIEKLTAWCGEEQELIVRTSS from the coding sequence ATGGGACATAGAGCACTCATTGCATACGAACGGTGCGATGAATTGTACAATCTGCATTACTCTCACTGGGGCGCACTCAACCTCCAGTTGAAACACGATGTCGATGACGAGACGCCCTTTGGGGGAACTGAGGCTCACACCGAGTGGGCAGCCGAGATCTTCGAGCAAAGCTGTGAGCAGGATGCCCTCGATACCCTTCTACAAGGAGAGGAGCGACCTCGAACGACGGTCGATCCAGACCCAGAAGCGACCGGCCTCACCAAAGAAGAGATCATCGCCCAGCATCTCGATTTCGAGTATCACGAGGCGTTCTACGTCGTGACGACCGAGTTTGACATCACAGCGTACCGGACGCTCTGGTTTGGGCTCCAGAACGTCTGTAAGGGTGTCAGCGATGGCCCGAAGTTCGGAAATGGGGCACTCCAGACGGTACGCTGGTACGACGGCGAGCCCGTCGGGGATGGCCCGCTCCGTGGACGTTTCGAGGCGCTCAAAGATGTCGTGGGCGATCTGATCGACGACGACGTTCTCACACACGAGGTGGCGACCGAGTACATGATTGAGAAGCTCACCGCGTGGTGTGGCGAAGAACAGGAGTTGATCGTGAGGACGTCCAGTTAG
- a CDS encoding amphi-Trp domain-containing protein yields the protein MPEEVLFKSESDQSREEIASYLRKVADNLESGDPINLKAGSESVTLNPPARPTFEVKAEREGPAGNMTERSIEFELEWDENDGEESSKSGQLEIE from the coding sequence ATGCCTGAAGAAGTCCTGTTCAAATCAGAGAGCGACCAGAGTCGAGAGGAGATTGCATCGTACCTCCGGAAAGTCGCGGACAATCTCGAAAGCGGAGACCCTATCAACCTGAAAGCAGGCTCCGAGTCTGTAACACTGAATCCCCCTGCCCGGCCAACCTTCGAGGTCAAAGCTGAACGCGAAGGTCCGGCTGGCAACATGACTGAACGCAGTATCGAGTTCGAACTCGAATGGGACGAGAACGACGGTGAGGAGAGCAGCAAAAGTGGTCAGTTAGAAATTGAGTAG
- a CDS encoding SWIM zinc finger family protein produces the protein MNSPFAHLETTSRVIKRAQYEAFEFTIGVDGVVVRNASHANPDEHEYVVTVEDGLPTECNCPADANYDGACKHRVAVAIRRPILDAAVDRQVAADGGTPISTADDSDDTINAPETPSTKELDDSTVADDVEDAEPDACDCDELPDGFPCWECVRTGRRVL, from the coding sequence ATGAATTCACCATTCGCACACCTAGAGACGACAAGTAGAGTCATCAAACGCGCCCAGTACGAGGCCTTCGAGTTCACGATCGGCGTCGACGGCGTCGTCGTGAGAAACGCCAGCCACGCAAACCCGGACGAACACGAGTACGTCGTCACCGTCGAGGACGGGCTGCCAACCGAGTGTAATTGCCCGGCCGATGCGAACTACGACGGAGCGTGCAAACACCGCGTTGCCGTTGCGATCAGACGGCCGATTCTCGACGCAGCCGTCGACCGACAAGTTGCTGCTGACGGAGGAACCCCCATTTCGACAGCAGACGACTCTGACGACACTATCAACGCACCGGAGACGCCGTCGACGAAGGAATTAGACGACTCGACAGTAGCCGATGATGTCGAGGATGCCGAGCCGGACGCCTGTGACTGCGATGAGCTTCCAGATGGATTTCCTTGTTGGGAGTGTGTCCGAACTGGTCGACGAGTCCTGTAA